Proteins from a single region of Carassius gibelio isolate Cgi1373 ecotype wild population from Czech Republic chromosome B15, carGib1.2-hapl.c, whole genome shotgun sequence:
- the septin4b gene encoding septin 4b, whose protein sequence is MAECTVAPVVMEDSDLEAGEQISTPASPEPRLHEVDKHFPKEDSEHITGHPPLADHGPHRADSEGEGHSRPHTPGTPAAAPRGPGDTEHQSRYMSLLSPISPSRPKSPWGRSDPYDSTEDHEKDYVGFATLPNQVHRKSVKKGFDFTLMVAGESGLGKSTLVNSLFLTDLYTDRNLLNAEERITQTVEITKHTVDIEEKGVRLKLTIVDTPGFGDAVNNTECWTSVADYIDQQFEQYFRDESGLNRKNIQDNRVHCCLYFISPFGHGLRPLDVEFMKALHEKVNIVPVLAKADTLTPTEVKRKKIKIREEIEQYGIKIYQFPDCDSDEDEDFKQQDQELKDSFPFAVIGSNTVVEAKGKRVRGRLYPWGIVEVENPAHCDFVKLRNMLVRTHMQDLKDVTRETHYENYRAHCIQSMTRMVVKERNRNKLTRESGTDFPIPMVPGVTETEKLIREKDEELRRMQEMLQKIQEQMHTQREAY, encoded by the exons ATGGCAGAGTGTACAGTAGCCCCAGTGGTCATGGAGGACAGTGACCTGGAGGCCGGTGAGCAGATCTCTACTCCAGCGTCACCTGAGCCCAGGCTGCATGAGGTGGACAAG CACTTCCCGAAGGAAGACTCGGAGCACATCACGGGACACCCCCCGCTGGCTGACCATGGTCCCCATAGGGCCGATAGTGAGGGCGAGGGTCACAGCAGACCCCACACACCGGGGACACCAGCGGCGGCCCCCAGGGGCCCCGGAGACACAGAGCACCAGTCCAGATACATGAGCCTGCTGTCTCCCATCAGCCCGTCCAGGCCTAAGAGCCCCTGGGGCCGCAGTGACCCCTATGACTCGACCGAG GACCATGAGAAGGATTATGTGGGATTTGCGACGTTGCCAAACCAGGTTCACCGCAAATCTGTGAAGAAGGGCTTTGACTTCACTTTAATGGTAGCAG GAGAGTCAGGTTTGGGGAAGTCCACCCTGGTCAACAGTCTGTTCCTGACAGATCTCTACACAGACAGGAATCTGCTCAATGCTGAAG AGAGGATCACGCAGACGGTGGAGATCACCAAACACACGGTGGACATCGAGGAGAAGGGCGTCAGGCTGAAGCTCACTATTGTGGACACACCAGGATTCGGGGACGCTGTCAATAACACTGAATG ctGGACGTCGGTGGCAGACTACATCGACCAGCAGTTTGAGCAGTACTTCAGAGACGAGAGCGGCCTGAACCGCAAGAACATCCAGGATAACCGCGTGCACTGCTGCCTGTACTTCATCTCTCCCTTCGGTCACGG GTTAAGGCCTCTGGATGTGGAGTTCATGAAGGCTCTTCATGAGAAGGTCAACATTGTTCCTGTACTAGCTAAAGCTGACACACTCACCCCAACGGAGGTCAAGAGAAAGAAAATCAAG ATCCGAGAGGAGATCGAACAGTACGGGATAAAGATCTACCAGTTTCCAGACTGTGATTCAGATGAGGATGAGGACTTCAAACAGCAAGACCAAGAGCTCAAG GACAGCTTTCCCTTCGCTGTGATCGGCAGTAACACAGTCGTGGAAGCCAAGGGCAAGAGGGTTCGAGGACGTCTGTACCCCTGGGGAATAGTGGAAG TGGAGAACCCAGCGCACTGTGACTTCGTGAAGCTGAGGAACATGTTGGTCCGGACACACATGCAGGATCTGAAGGACGTGACCCGGGAAACACACTACGAGAACTACAGAGCACACTGCATCCAGAGCATGACCCGCATGGTGGTGAAGGAGCGCAACCGCAA CAAACTGACCAGGGAGAGCGGCACAGACTTCCCCATTCCCATGGTGCCCGGCGTCACCGAGACGGAGAAGCTGATCCGTGAGAAAGACGAGGAG